The genomic segment gcgcatcaattttgacgcagtgacaatttttatacgtgcgcctttgcattaatgtcaatgggcgtccgaataattttgacgcatgtaAATTTTTATGAGCTCGCAAAATTTATTTGAagcatcagatttttttaatttttgccgtggtttcaaatttattcgctggcagcgaaatttggaaattcacatcgaattcacacctggcaaattattcgcccatcactactgttgatAGTAGGTGTGTATACATTGTGCCACatcatgatacaggtatgggacctgttatccagaatgctagggacctggggttttccggataacggatctttccataatttgggtcttcatgccttaagtctactagagattcatttaatcattaaataaacccaataggctagttttgcttccaataagcattaattatatcttagtttggatcaagtaccagatactgttttattattacggagaaaaaggaaatcatttttaaaaatctggattatttggataaaatggagtctatgggaggcagccatttcgtaattcggagctttctggatatcgggtttccggataagggataacTATATGAAACATAAATAGATCTCTTAATGTCTGTCTATTATATGATCATCTCGGGTCATTTACCGTCTCCTGCAGCTGACCTCTGTCTAATACTCACCTTGTGGGACGAACCTCTTTAAATCTTTAAACCCCTTTGTTTTCCAACTTCTGTAACAATGTGAAAATAAATTCAGCTGTAGAAGTGATGCCTTTTGCCCTCTGGTCCTGGCAGTTTTGAATTCTTTGTTTCATTCTTGTattagtaccttatacttgaatACGTGGACAATTGTGTGTCTGGCGGTTATTGTTATTATACTTTATCTATATAGTATGACACTTTACAGAGTTTATATATCGGTCTCTGGTCCTGGTCCCTATCATGCAGACACTGTCAGccgtttcatcaggagccaaataATGTTTTTGGAATATGCTGGAAGAAACCAGAGAACATGGTGGGAACTCTCACAAATATAATGAAAGCTTCTTACAGTTgatgccctggctggaattgaatcTATGACCCCTGTGCTGAAAGACAGTAATGCTTATCATGCTCATCACTCTACAACTATGCTGTTTCATGATTGGTCAGAAACAGTAAAACATTCATAGCAAATATCAGCAGGAACGTGAACAATACATGAactgaaacaaaaaatataaaagcattcaCAATAGATCCCccattttcaggggaccagaaaccATAGTGTAAAATTCgggaaattattttgtatttatattggtgggaccaccaataaaatgctgtaaagtaatggaaaacttaaaatcaggagatgtaaaattgagatttcactgtaGCTAGGTTGAGCAGCATCCCATTGTTATTCCATAACAATGTACTGtttacagggccgccatcaggggggcacaggggggacaagtgtaccgggcccgggcctaaaggggggcccagcagtgctgcacttttcaaaagagccgggccccccttaaaggagagtGATATTCCCGGGCCCCGGAGCACTCCCATCTGGCCTGTCCCCAATGGCGCCAACTACCTCCCTCAGCACTACACCCCGCCCCTTCCCACTCTACATCCAAGTCTATTGGCAATGCCTACGCACCGCCTACCACTCATTGGCTGCACCACCCGCCTTTCTCCTGGGAACAGTCCCTATGCCCCAGCCGGCAGTCTCGCCCCTTCCCTCCTTCCTCCAATACACTTAGCCGGTGCACTTCTCCATATGCGCATGCGCACCGGCGTAGGGCAGCAGCAAGGGAGCGCGCAGCACAGGTGCCGCAACAAGGGGGGGCGGGGGCCCAAGGGGGACCCTGGACAGCAGTTCTGTTGGGCCCCATGGAGGGAACAGTCCACATCCGGGTAGCATTCAATGTTCATTAAGTTCATTATCACATGAGCAGTGCAAGGATAAGAGAGGAGTTGCAGGCTCAGTGGCACCAGTGTCTGTAGGTTGCCACAGTCTAGATTTTGGGTTTATCTTACATTTTAAAGGAGGAGCCCACTGTGGTTTCAGGTTTATCTTAAGGTGTTTGTGGGTTCCAGGGGGGCGGGGCTTGCTAGGTAGTATGTGGGGTTTTGACAAATTTGGCCTTGGCTGGGTTGAATCAGGGGTGTGGGCAGAGGAGTGGGCAGGGTCTGGGTGGGGCCCAGAAAAAAATTTGTACGGGGCccggtgatttctaatggcggccctgactgtttATGTTAATCTGTTAGCTAGTGGTTCCTAAAATATGGAGGGTGCAAAGCAGTGGGTGGGGGCAGCCTTtaagtcagttagggtgagatttgggtatATATGCTTGTTTCCTGCCCTTGAACTATAAAAGTGATGGGTGCAACCAAATATCTGAGCTTACGAGGAGAAGCTGAACCTACATTTGAAGGCCTTCTGATCTAGGACTTCATACCTCTTATCAAGAAACCCATACAATACAGGCCTTGTTCTTCTTCTATTTCAACAGGAACACATACCATTCCTGACACTCCTAGCTTGCTTGATTGGACATCACCActatagaaatgtaaaaataaaaaatctggagCTTTTGGACCAGAAATATTTCGACCCAGATCCTGAAACCTGTGATGAAACCCTGAGTCATTGTTTAGAGATAAACATAGACTATATAATGGTATAAACTTTGGGACTTAGGAACATAGTCGGGTAAAACAAACTGCTTGCCCCATATGAGCATGGAAGTAAGCCATTACATTCTTTTATCACCGACCAACACACAACCAATTTATCCCAAGGGGTTGTACTGAATGTACAGtggaacccctttaaacaaatttaCTTATAAGGAACCTACCAACACTTGGCCCAAATCCTTTggtataaacagaaaaataaagattgttagggtgcttatattttatttcttactCTATGTGGTTACAGCAGATTTTCAAACAGTCAATAACCTACTTAATTATGTGCATCCCATTACAGATGGAAAACAACCTAGATGAAGATACCCAGGCTGGTGGAAGATTCAAGAAACGAGAGCCATTCAAAAGGAGACATCGATAAGTATCTACAGATTCCTCTGAGACAGGGttaccgataaaagctgccgacaggccaagccggcagcttattggggccatccgacgggtgtCCACGATTGATATCTGGGCGAGAGTCAGCCAGACGCCGATTGGACATGGAAAAAATCCCGTCGGTTCGCGGtcacatcttttcgttgatgtggtcccacaatccgaccacctgtatggcctccattctgatccaatcgctgggtcctagggcccatgattggataaacccgatatcacccaccacaatgtgggcatatttgtgagagatccgctcgttcggcgacatcaccaaacgagcggatctccctgtgtatgtccATATTTATATTGGGACCACAACTCATCAACACTTCATTTGTTCAAAAAtattaaagacacacacacatcattCACAGGCATACCCAAAAAATGTTCCTGCAGAATTTGGAAAATACCAATTTTGACAAACTTTTATGGTTTTCCTAAGGGTATTAAAAAAGTTAATCAGGTTGATCCTGTTAGTTGGGGATGTCCCCTGCTAGTGTCTTGTAAGAAAAATGCAAATCCAATCAGAAGGTTTGAAGAGGTAAAAAGCAAGGCTGTTGGCAGTGTGGGTAGAGTTTCATATCAGTTTATTTGAACACTTGATCCAGTGCTTGAATTCTATTGCTGCTCCCCACCAAACccacaaaatatgcaaattggAATTGCACATGTAATTTGAgttactgcatttgcctgtgctTCTTCCAGTTTTTGAGACCACTTAGAAACTACCCATTCCTAGTTAACATATCATTATACAGAGTTATGTTAATTGTCGCCATGATTTTTCCTGTTAGTCTGTTGTTCAAGATGATGTTTCAGGATGAAACTAAAACAAATGTTTACTGAggttttcttttcctttacagGATTACAACAGTTGTGCCTCAGGAGAACAGAAGACCAGTGGAAAAGCCAGTTCCGGCTCCTGTAGAAGTGATAAGCAAAAATGATGAGACAAGCCAAGAAGAAAAACAAGCCCAGGCTGAAGACAAGGTCCCAGTTGAGGAAAAGGTCCTAGTTGAGGAGAAGATCCCAGTTGAGGAGAAGGTCCCAGTTGAGGAGAAGGTCCCAGTTGAGGAGAAGGTCCCAGTTGTGGAGAAGGTCCCAGTTGTGGAGAATGTCCCAGTTGAGGAGAAGGTCCCAGTTGAGAAGAAGGTCTCAGCTGAAGAGGAAAGTCAACCACCAGAGAAAGAGACAACAGAACAGAATAATGTACAAAAGGAAAATTATgagaataaagtagaaaaagtgAAAGAAGTAAACAAAGAACCAAATGAAGTCACTATGGGGAAAACTACTAATGTTTTAGCATCAAAAGAAACGCACATTAAAGCCACAAAGGAAGTAAATGTACCTACAGAACACACTGGGGCAACGTCATCCCAGCCTCCTGCTCGATCAGGTCCAACCACGAAAAAGGGACCAAAATTTAAGCCAAGGGGGTCCAAGGAATTCAAAAGCAAACCACCCAAGAAAGGAGTTATTGGGTAAGCAGGGTAAAATTCCGGCATAAGTTTTGGTCTTGAAATGTAGAGGAACTGTAGGAATTATACAGCAATGAGTGAACACATATAAGACACACAATACAAAGGGTATAGATATTATGCATAGAGAATGTCTAGAAATTCTACCCTTTTACTTACACTTAGTTTCAAGGAGAAAGCTGATCTTGCTGTTAAAGGTATAATTATCAAATGGCAAATCTGCCCCCTTGATACTTTGCAGTGAGACTCCATCCAGAATTGGTGGCCCTGtgcttgaaggagaaggaaagctacggaggcattttattgccaatagattagctgcaatagtgcaagctagaatgctatatttattctgtagaatgttttaccatacctgagtaaatagctctagaaactctctgtttgtttaggataggagctgcagtattcacttggtgtgacatcacttcctgccggagtctctccctgctctgggctcagattacatcagagaagggggggggaagaggagcaaactgagcatgctcttgcccagggcaatgaggtttaagctgaaaacaggaagtctgatacagaagtccatgtgtacacaatagaaggaaagaaatgcagtgtttcttttgacaggggactcagagcagcattactttgggggtttactggtatatttagatggacctttctgataaagcttacttagttttaacctttccttctcctttaagaggtctgagaaaaaaaggtttccacccaaaaaaattgattaaacCTCCCCAGCTTCTTGTTTGGACTCAAAAGAAATTCTTATAAGATCATCATTAAGTGAACATGATATTGGTTGGATGGGCGTTTGGGTTGTCTGTCcacagccttaaagggatactgtcatgggggaaaaaaaaaagttcaaaatgaatcagttaatagtgctgctccagcaaaattctgcactgaaatccatttctcaaaagagcaaacagatttttttatattcaattttgaaatctgacatggggatagacatattgtcaatttcccagctgccccaagtcatgtgacttgtgctctgataaacttcaatcactctttactgctgtactgcaagtttgagtgatatcaaccccctccctttccccccccccagcatccaaacaaaagagcaatgggaaggtaaccagatagcagctccctaacacaagataacagctgcctggtagatctaagaacaacactcaatagtaaaaacccatgtcccactgagacacattcagttacattgagaaggaaaaacagcagcctgccagaaagcatttctctcctaaagtcacatgaccgggggcagctgggaaattgacaaaatgtctagccccatgtcagatttcaaaattgaatataaaaaaatctgtttgctcttttgagaaatggatttcagtgcagaattctgctggagtagcactattaactgatgtgttttgaaaaaaacatgttttccgatgagaggatccctttaagcgtttcgtgttacaaacactacGTCATAAGCCTATGACTATTTTCTACAACCAAAGAGCTTGTTGGGGCTAAGGGGGAACTGACCTAGGCCTCAGATTTTTATTAGTATCaaaattatcttttttgttaaaacataCTGTGTTCCTCTCTTTTGAATCTAGATTTGAAGAAATTCCGGGAATGGAAGGCTTAGGCGCAGGTTGGTATCTCCGTCCAAAGTTCTCCACAGTTTTAGTGGCCAGAACAATAATATCTGCCTCAGTGGTGGAGTTGTCAGCAgagaacaaaagcaaaaatatcaTCTTTAATGACGACTCAGATTTGTTCAACGGAACCCTAAAAATCTTAACGGAAATATCTCCTTCTTATAAAAACATCTCTTTAGCAAgacatagaaaataatataaattaaggctagaataaaaaaatataaactgaatTCCCTGAATTTACATTTgcgattaaataaaaaaaatttgaacaaattatttatgtCTACAATCTCATCTAGAACATCTTTATCCACAATATAAACAATGAGACATAATTAATACAAGAAGTGAGCTCAATAAGACACAGCGGCCTCTTTCTTTCGTGCCTGgaaccattttattttttgctgacaAAATGCCCAGAGCTTAAGAGGATTCCTGTTTTCTCTAGGTTAAGCCTCTTAACCTTCCCAGATATCTTACCACTGACGGGAAGTGAAGATCTGGGACACTGCAACTTGATGACAAGGAGAACATAATGCCGATTTACTTAACTAATACCATTAAACATGTATTAGCACACACCTGTCCAGACTTTTTACAATCAGTTCAATGAGAAGCTCAATCAGGGTCCAGCTACATGAATTCCACAGCCTCGTTCAGCTCCTAAGGTTGCTCCGGGGAGCACTTAAAGTAAATTTGATAGGGGTAGTttacattttgtggtttttgaaatatttaatttttttgatctGCAACTCTCTGGTTTGGGATTTAACTGCTgtagtgaccctagcaaccagacagcagcttGGAAGCCATATTGGAAGGTCCTCAAACAAGCTCTAAAAATAGACATTCAAAGAAGAGCCTGTTTAATGAGacaaattcatttatatatatatttaaaacatttttttagggaaATGTTTCCTTTCctagttaaggtgagatttgggtagACTGgccatttgctttcctagatataTTGAATGTCCAACCTAGGGTGGGATCTCAGTAGAATtgccatttgctctcctagatacatcaAATGTCTAACCTGAAGGCAAGTTAGGGAGAGATTTTGGTTGAACGGCCATTTGCACTCGTAGATACATTGACTGTCCAGACTGAAGGCTAGTTAAGGTGAGATTTTGGTAGACTGGCCATTTGCTCTCTTAGATACATTAAAAATCCAACCTGAAGGACAATTAGGGTGAATTTGGGTAGACTGGCCATTTGCTTGTctagataaattaaaaaaaaattttttagggaaATGTTTCCTTTCCATGACTTTTTTACTGGAGTTTTGactgttttttgttttccatCCGATTTATAATAATGTAACACAAATGTTTCTGCACTGCTGCCCTGGATAAAACAACACTGAAAGAACAGGGCATGTAGGGAAATAGTATTAATTTTTCAAGTTGTAGTAGACTGTCCATAACATTGCTGCTTGCTATTGGCCAAAGTAGCAGTAGATAGACGGGAGCCGTAATAACCACGGGtagttttagaataaaaaaaaaagtctttatttccaagcatctttaaaaacacaaacaggtatcctcctctttaactaaaccatgacgtgtctagtcacctgacgcgtttcgtgcctctctttggcacttcatcagaggtggagtctagtcctagctctctgccttatatagtgtatacaattaaaacaatatacccTTATTGCTATTGGCCAAAGCCCACTTtattcacacaaaaaaatgtcaaaatcttcaaatgattttttttcgaaatttttAACAactagcaacatccaaggggttggtgtgcAACGTGTGAGCCACTGACTGGGGATCACTGACATACATAATAATACACTAGGGGGGGCTGTAAAACTATCTCGCCATGTAGTGTTCGGCAGATAATATTTTCATAACATAATCTCTTTATTGTTTCAGATATCACTGTCGTTTGCCCCTGGGAAGCGTATAGCCATCTTGAGCTGCACGAACTTGCACAATATGGAATTATTTGAAGATTACGGTTTTCCATGgtttttgtttgtgtatatatacgtttttttttttaaactaagaaGCCTTCTCTGCATTTTGTCTACTGTAGAAATTGCACTGTTAAATGTGGATAACAGTAGCAGgagaaatgaataaatgaatgccAATCATTGCTGAAGGAGAGTTCAAGTGAAAGGTTTGGTTTGTTTCTATGAATATTCAAGAAAATACTGGAGAGGTCAATTTATTCTCGTCCAATGATATCCACTGCTCTGCAGGGTTCACTTTGAGCCCCTGTGTCGAGGCCGAGAATGTATTGTCAGCTACAGTCAGTTGCAGGTCTTGGATTGTTGAGGAGCAGTGGGTCATGTAGATGTTGTAGAGATGAGAGCTTTGATGTTGTAGCTACTGGAGGAAGCAAGTAGTTTACAGATGTTGGTCTGGAACTCGACGAGACACAGCAAATAGGTGTCCGATGAAAAAGAAACTGTCAAATGTGAGGGTGGATTTTGCAGTTCAAGCCAATGGTGGGTTTGAGCAATACAGGACTTGTACATTATGTCATGCTTTTAACCATGTCCTGAAGAGTTACAAACTCTCTGTTGGGGGCACAGGGAGATAGAACAGCTTATGGGCCACACACCAAGTATTCCTGGTCTCCTTGAAGACTAAATAAGGTTCACACACATCTTTGCTCCTTCAACTACAGACACAACAGTGTTCTTTTATCTACAATATATATGAACGAAGGATTCAATGCCGGTAATTTACAAAGCGCTTAAGGTAGGAAGGAGTAagaatcttgttttttttgtacatatacTTTCGGATTTTATGTTGTCTTTCGTGCAATGTCACATTGTTCTGTAGAATTTTCAAAAATGCAATGCTGATATTTAGAATCTCAAATGTTCTGGCATGCAAAACTTCCTCATAAAAAAGCTAAAATGGCAAAAggactgtttttataaaaatgtttgaatgAAAGAATAAACGCATTGCTCAGTAACTCACTCAACTCTTTTGTTTACAAACCAAAACAGAATTATAAAAGAACCAGGTCtgatgagaataaaaaaaaaaatatataaatggccATTTAATCTCCTAGATACATTGAATGTCCAAACTGAAGGCTAGTTAGGCTGAGACTGGAGTAGACTGTCCATTTGCATTGCTAGATACATTGAAAGTCCAACGTCAAGTACAGCTAAGGTGAGATTTTGGTAGACtggccatttgctctcctagatacattaAAAATCCAAACTGAAGGACAATTAAGGTGAAATTTGGGTAGACTGgccatttgctcttctagataaaTTAAAAGTCCAATCTGAAGGctagttaaggtgagatttgggtagACTGGacatttgctttcctagatacatTGAATgtccaacctgaaggccagttagggtgagatttcaGTAGAATtgccatttgctctcctagatacattaAAAGTCTAACCTGAAGTTAAGTTAGGGAGAGATTTTGGTCGAACGGCCATTTGCACTCGTAGATACATTGAAAGTCCAACCTGAAGTacagttaaggtgagatttgggtagactggccatttgctctcctagatacattgAAAGTCCAACC from the Xenopus laevis strain J_2021 chromosome 9_10L, Xenopus_laevis_v10.1, whole genome shotgun sequence genome contains:
- the MGC84235 gene encoding MGC84235 protein isoform X1 — encoded protein: MENNLDEDTQAGGRFKKREPFKRRHRITTVVPQENRRPVEKPVPAPVEVISKNDETSQEEKQAQAEDKVPVEEKVLVEEKIPVEEKVPVEEKVPVEEKVPVVEKVPVVENVPVEEKVPVEKKVSAEEESQPPEKETTEQNNVQKENYENKVEKVKEVNKEPNEVTMGKTTNVLASKETHIKATKEVNVPTEHTGATSSQPPARSGPTTKKGPKFKPRGSKEFKSKPPKKGVIGFEEIPGMEGLGADITVVCPWEAYSHLELHELAQYGII
- the MGC84235 gene encoding MGC84235 protein (The RefSeq protein has 1 substitution compared to this genomic sequence); protein product: MGKTTNVLASKETHIKATKEVNVPTENTGATSSQPPARSGPTTKKGPKFKPRGSKEFKSKPPKKGVIGFEEIPGMEGLGADITVVCPWEAYSHLELHELAQYGII